A genome region from Aliivibrio salmonicida LFI1238 includes the following:
- the tssF gene encoding type VI secretion system baseplate subunit TssF, translated as MSFNTYYQTELAALRELGKSFSEENPALAPFLGQEGLDPDIERLFEGFAFLVGRLHQRLDNQLPELTHSLMRLLWPNYVQAIPAMSTLKFTPNAEATQCSTIPRGTKVKSQLIDGVHCQFKTCYDVELYPISLHSSSFTANGNGGIYQLRLELPTGVELHSLNMNKLKIHFNGDKASSLSLIMALCSSTTQAEFCALNSDNELINRSTFPTKSIKSVGFSSQEALYDYPLNTFEGYRHIQEFFCYPEKYYYIDLTELPVWPAQFSQGCKFIDIKFTLAHITQQPFYATRIQPALFCTPIVNLFTTDTQPILLSHRKDQYKVTPSSLSDSSSTILSVEEVHGWTPGQKGRINFYHFESFEHNDTNKHANYYSIKQEKNIVNGHFDTYLSFRSLNTFSNNITVSISVTACNGQLAQRLSVGSITHATEQTTGSATFSNIRAVTPCYTPPIEKDGLWSLISNMSLNYLSLTKPEAFKRILLAYDFAGQQDDSRRKKHRRLIDGIKHITTKPSDMLYEGAPVRAMNTQLSLNSKHFLCEGELYLFSSVINEFLSLYTSMNSFNQLNVTSTYGGDYSWQPRMGQQPLI; from the coding sequence ATGAGTTTTAATACCTATTATCAAACAGAATTAGCGGCATTGAGAGAGCTTGGAAAATCATTTTCAGAAGAAAATCCCGCCTTAGCCCCTTTTCTTGGACAAGAAGGGTTAGATCCTGATATTGAACGCTTATTTGAAGGTTTCGCTTTCTTAGTCGGTCGATTACATCAACGTCTTGATAATCAATTACCTGAGTTAACACATTCATTAATGCGATTACTTTGGCCTAACTATGTTCAAGCAATTCCCGCAATGAGTACATTGAAATTTACACCGAATGCAGAAGCGACTCAATGCTCAACTATCCCCCGAGGGACTAAAGTGAAAAGTCAGTTAATTGATGGGGTTCATTGTCAGTTCAAAACCTGCTATGACGTTGAGTTGTATCCAATTAGTTTACATTCATCTTCCTTTACCGCGAATGGAAATGGCGGGATCTATCAACTACGATTAGAATTACCGACAGGCGTTGAATTACATTCTTTAAATATGAATAAATTAAAAATTCATTTTAATGGGGATAAAGCCAGTAGTCTTTCATTAATCATGGCACTTTGCTCATCCACTACTCAAGCCGAATTTTGTGCATTAAATAGCGATAATGAGTTAATTAATCGGTCTACCTTTCCAACCAAGAGTATCAAATCCGTTGGTTTTTCATCGCAAGAAGCATTATACGATTATCCATTAAACACATTTGAAGGATACCGTCATATTCAAGAATTCTTTTGCTATCCAGAAAAATATTACTACATTGACTTAACTGAACTTCCTGTATGGCCAGCTCAGTTTAGTCAAGGATGTAAGTTCATCGATATCAAATTTACCTTAGCTCACATTACTCAACAGCCTTTTTATGCTACTCGAATACAACCGGCTCTTTTTTGCACACCCATTGTCAATTTATTCACAACGGATACTCAACCGATTTTATTAAGTCATAGAAAAGATCAATATAAAGTAACCCCATCCTCTTTAAGTGACAGCAGCAGTACTATTTTATCCGTTGAAGAAGTGCATGGATGGACCCCGGGACAAAAAGGTCGCATTAATTTCTATCATTTTGAATCTTTTGAACATAACGATACAAATAAACACGCCAACTATTACAGCATCAAACAAGAAAAAAACATTGTCAATGGTCACTTTGATACATACTTATCTTTTCGTTCATTAAATACATTTTCAAATAACATTACGGTATCGATTAGCGTTACCGCATGCAATGGACAACTTGCACAACGCTTATCCGTCGGCAGTATTACTCATGCAACGGAACAGACAACAGGATCCGCTACCTTTTCAAATATTCGCGCAGTCACGCCTTGTTATACTCCGCCGATTGAAAAGGATGGGCTCTGGTCTTTGATCTCCAATATGTCTCTCAATTACCTCTCATTAACAAAGCCAGAAGCATTTAAACGCATTTTACTTGCCTATGATTTTGCAGGACAACAGGACGACTCTAGAAGAAAAAAACATCGTCGATTAATTGATGGTATCAAACACATCACAACAAAACCTTCCGATATGCTTTATGAAGGTGCGCCTGTTCGAGCAATGAATACCCAATTATCACTTAACAGTAAGCACTTTTTATGCGAAGGCGAACTCTACTTGTTTTCATCCGTAATTAATGAATTTTTATCGCTATACACCAGCATGAACTCATTCAATCAACTCAATGTGACAAGTACTTATGGAGGCGACTATTCATGGCAACCACGAATGGGGCAACAACCTCTAATTTAA
- the tssE gene encoding type VI secretion system baseplate subunit TssE: MLKQRLFERLLAGNVSMNTSVSVMILTESIKNHVTQLLSTRQGDAKIRPDLGLPDLNISHMTPHDAILHIKREVERVISQYETRIINTKVNYLGNINSPIHLYFEINGDILLNNQLTPISFNTYAQKVNTKPYNYEIQGLA; encoded by the coding sequence ATGCTTAAACAACGATTATTTGAACGTTTATTGGCCGGGAATGTATCGATGAATACGTCGGTATCAGTAATGATATTAACGGAGTCCATTAAAAATCACGTCACTCAATTACTCTCAACAAGGCAAGGTGACGCAAAAATTCGTCCCGATTTAGGTTTACCAGATTTGAATATCTCACACATGACGCCTCATGATGCGATTCTGCACATTAAAAGAGAGGTAGAACGTGTCATCTCACAGTACGAAACTCGAATCATCAATACCAAAGTTAATTATTTAGGTAATATAAACAGCCCTATTCATCTTTATTTTGAAATCAATGGTGATATTTTATTAAATAACCAACTAACGCCTATTTCTTTTAATACTTACGCTCAAAAAGTTAACACTAAGCCTTATAACTATGAAATTCAAGGCCTGGCATGA